One segment of Amycolatopsis alba DSM 44262 DNA contains the following:
- a CDS encoding tetratricopeptide repeat protein encodes MNGSTDDPFTLRARNTEASAYQGAGDLTRAITLFEASVEDGERVLGPDHPDMLNSRNDLACARGVAGDLPLAIRLRDRPTGEAGRRSQWNRSTGYRSGLAISGDPRLRDHFVRPRRESTGCPALSRSSSGR; translated from the coding sequence GTGAACGGCTCTACCGACGATCCCTTCACCCTGCGCGCTCGGAACACCGAGGCGTCCGCTTACCAGGGTGCCGGTGACCTGACCAGGGCGATCACGTTGTTCGAGGCCTCCGTGGAAGACGGCGAGCGCGTGCTGGGTCCTGATCACCCTGACATGCTGAACTCACGGAACGATCTGGCCTGCGCCCGCGGCGTCGCGGGTGATCTGCCGCTCGCGATCCGCCTGCGCGACCGGCCGACCGGCGAAGCGGGCCGGCGTTCACAGTGGAATCGTAGTACCGGATACAGATCAGGCCTTGCGATATCCGGTGATCCGCGACTACGCGATCACTTCGTCCGCCCACGTCGAGAATCGACCGGATGTCCTGCGCTGTCCCGGTCCTCGAGTGGCCGATGA
- a CDS encoding cation:proton antiporter: protein MIQSVLVGAVVVLAWTMTAARLERWQITAPMAMVAAGLAIGFSTRNDLGNGLNTEIALNAAELILALLLFVDATAVKGGYLGHDAKTAVRLLLIALPLTILIVMGVGLLVLPGLGWVAVLLIACIIAPTDFAPATSVVHDVRVPERVRHLLNVESGYNDGVVAPVFIFALTLAGSKHQANTPGEALQAAIPAALLAVLAGSVIGAVAAVVMNVTGRHGWSTRHSARVAAVALPLLTYTAAVAIGGNGFVAAFICGIAYKTARHPDEDELGLAEDVSSLCGLLMWFVFGSTAVLVLSFGLTWGVVIVSVVALTVARLIPVLLTLLRTDFRWRDRMTIGLLAPRGAASIVFGLLAYNSLDGDAADIALSVMAVTVLASVAAHGIGASAFLNRKAKT from the coding sequence ATGATCCAGAGCGTGCTCGTCGGCGCGGTGGTCGTGCTGGCTTGGACGATGACGGCGGCACGGCTGGAACGGTGGCAGATCACCGCGCCGATGGCGATGGTCGCGGCGGGGCTGGCGATCGGGTTCAGCACCCGCAACGATCTCGGCAACGGGCTCAACACCGAGATCGCGCTCAACGCGGCGGAACTGATCCTCGCGCTGCTGCTGTTCGTCGACGCCACCGCGGTCAAGGGCGGCTATCTCGGCCACGACGCCAAGACCGCGGTGCGGCTGCTGCTGATCGCGCTGCCGCTGACGATCCTGATCGTCATGGGTGTCGGCCTGCTGGTGCTGCCGGGCCTCGGCTGGGTGGCGGTGCTGCTGATCGCCTGCATCATCGCGCCCACCGACTTCGCCCCGGCGACATCGGTGGTGCACGACGTCCGGGTGCCCGAACGCGTGCGGCACCTGCTGAACGTCGAAAGCGGGTACAACGACGGCGTCGTCGCACCGGTGTTCATCTTCGCGCTCACCCTGGCGGGGAGCAAACACCAGGCGAACACGCCGGGTGAGGCGCTGCAGGCCGCGATCCCGGCGGCGCTGCTCGCCGTGCTGGCCGGCTCGGTCATCGGCGCGGTGGCCGCGGTGGTGATGAACGTGACCGGCAGGCACGGCTGGTCGACCCGGCACTCGGCGCGGGTCGCGGCCGTCGCGTTGCCGCTGCTGACCTACACCGCCGCCGTCGCGATCGGCGGCAACGGTTTCGTCGCCGCGTTCATCTGCGGTATCGCCTACAAGACCGCCAGGCACCCCGACGAGGACGAACTCGGGCTCGCCGAAGACGTCAGTTCGCTGTGCGGGCTGCTGATGTGGTTCGTCTTCGGCAGCACCGCGGTGCTGGTCCTGTCGTTCGGCCTCACCTGGGGCGTGGTGATCGTCAGCGTCGTCGCGCTCACCGTGGCCCGGCTGATCCCGGTGCTGCTCACCTTGCTGCGCACGGACTTCCGGTGGCGGGACCGGATGACCATCGGCCTGCTGGCGCCGCGCGGCGCGGCGTCGATCGTGTTCGGGCTGCTGGCCTACAACTCCCTCGACGGGGACGCGGCGGACATCGCGCTGAGCGTCATGGCGGTGACCGTGCTGGCGAGCGTCGCCGCGCACGGGATCGGGGCTTCGGCCTTCCTGAACCGCAAAGCGAAAACCTAG
- a CDS encoding LysR family transcriptional regulator, which produces MELELRHLRIMCAIAELGSITKAANTLGMAQPALTAQLKRIERTLGGKLFLRDHTGTRPTALGLLVLDRAKMVLPAVSSLHDEAARLAQHAGTGEPMTLRLGSATGPMLGALLQRLGTTHPDIHVATHTSWSSNKLADMTLEGALDFAFVGVCGDAGPPPEPGLRWRTLAHHPVFVLMSARDERAQQNEVELGELAEERWCATPGDGCFGDCFASACARSGFTPRSLYETDVLTCIEMVESGHAVVLCQPLFHEIPGIVAVPIAGNPLSWRNLVGWSERGEMGPFAAEMIALSRAVYGELIDRRPTYSKYLELNPGYGVDYTDAGVR; this is translated from the coding sequence ATGGAGCTGGAACTGCGCCACTTGCGCATCATGTGCGCGATCGCTGAACTCGGGAGTATCACGAAGGCGGCGAACACGCTCGGAATGGCGCAGCCTGCACTGACAGCGCAACTGAAACGCATCGAACGGACGCTCGGCGGGAAGCTCTTCCTCCGGGATCACACGGGTACCAGGCCGACCGCGCTCGGCCTCCTTGTCCTCGACCGGGCAAAGATGGTGCTCCCCGCCGTGTCGTCGCTGCATGACGAGGCCGCGCGCCTCGCCCAGCACGCCGGCACCGGCGAGCCGATGACCCTGCGGCTCGGTTCCGCGACGGGACCGATGCTCGGGGCACTCCTGCAACGCCTCGGCACCACCCATCCCGACATCCACGTCGCGACGCATACGTCGTGGTCGTCCAACAAACTCGCGGACATGACCCTCGAGGGCGCGCTTGACTTCGCCTTCGTCGGTGTGTGCGGTGACGCCGGTCCGCCGCCGGAGCCCGGTCTCCGCTGGCGGACGCTCGCACATCATCCGGTGTTCGTGCTGATGTCGGCGCGTGACGAGCGCGCGCAGCAGAACGAGGTCGAACTCGGTGAACTGGCGGAGGAAAGATGGTGCGCGACGCCGGGGGACGGCTGTTTCGGCGACTGTTTCGCGTCCGCGTGCGCCCGGTCGGGATTCACGCCGCGTTCGCTGTACGAGACCGACGTGCTGACCTGTATCGAGATGGTCGAATCGGGGCACGCGGTGGTGCTGTGCCAGCCGCTGTTCCATGAGATCCCCGGTATCGTCGCCGTCCCGATCGCCGGGAATCCGTTGAGCTGGCGGAATCTCGTCGGCTGGTCCGAACGGGGGGAGATGGGGCCCTTCGCCGCGGAGATGATCGCCCTGTCCCGCGCGGTGTACGGCGAACTGATCGACCGGCGGCCGACCTACTCGAAGTATCTCGAGTTGAACCCTGGTTACGGCGTGGACTACACGGATGCCGGAGTGCGCTGA
- a CDS encoding DMT family transporter, translated as MSWLVLVVSGVLEAVWATALGKSEGFSRPVPSVIFGVTLVASMAGLAYAMKDLPVGTAYAVWVGIGASLTVAYGMWSGAETVSLARILLIVGIVACVVGLKVLH; from the coding sequence ATGTCGTGGCTTGTCCTTGTTGTTTCGGGTGTTCTGGAAGCCGTGTGGGCCACCGCCCTCGGCAAGTCCGAAGGATTCTCCCGGCCCGTACCGTCGGTGATCTTCGGCGTGACGCTGGTGGCGAGCATGGCGGGTCTCGCCTACGCGATGAAGGATCTCCCGGTCGGCACCGCCTACGCGGTCTGGGTCGGGATCGGCGCCTCGCTCACCGTCGCCTACGGCATGTGGTCCGGTGCGGAAACCGTTTCACTGGCCAGAATCCTGCTGATCGTGGGAATCGTCGCCTGCGTGGTGGGCCTGAAAGTCCTGCACTGA
- a CDS encoding alpha-lytic protease prodomain-containing protein yields the protein MNRKIVAAAAAALTGAGLVTAVALTPSASAGQTVTAADQVQSEIVAALSRDLKISPEQARSRLAEEQKAALADSALKTRLGPSYAGSWLDAAGTNLTVAVTDAALEGTVRAAGATPKTVARSAAQLDAAKRSLDAKGTSAPKNVPGWYVDTTTNSIVVLAHAGGEAAAKSWATASGVRADAVRVETSTESPVPLIDVIGGNAYTFGSGRCSIGFSVEGGFVTAGHCGTTGTRTSNPSGTVAGSTFPGNDYAWVRVDAGNTPQPLVNRYPGTVPVAGSQEAAIGASVCRSGSTTGWHCGTIQQKNASVSYPQGTVTGLTRTNACAEPGDSGGSWLAGDQAQGVTSGGSGNCTSGGTFYFQPVSVILSVYGLRLVTSGSNPPSSTTTTPTNTTSNPPTGTWAAGTTYAAGATVTYNGVSYRALQGHTAQAGWEPPNVPALWARA from the coding sequence ATGAACCGAAAGATCGTAGCGGCCGCCGCGGCGGCCCTGACCGGCGCGGGCCTGGTCACGGCCGTCGCGCTGACGCCGAGCGCCAGCGCCGGGCAGACCGTCACGGCCGCAGACCAGGTCCAGTCGGAGATCGTCGCGGCCCTGTCGCGCGACCTGAAGATCAGCCCGGAGCAGGCCAGGTCCCGCCTCGCGGAAGAGCAGAAGGCGGCGCTCGCCGACAGTGCTCTCAAGACCCGGCTCGGTCCGTCCTACGCCGGATCGTGGCTGGACGCGGCCGGGACCAACCTGACCGTCGCGGTCACCGACGCGGCGCTGGAGGGCACCGTCCGTGCGGCAGGCGCGACCCCGAAGACCGTCGCGCGGAGTGCCGCCCAGCTCGACGCGGCGAAGCGGTCGTTGGACGCCAAGGGAACCAGCGCGCCGAAGAACGTGCCGGGCTGGTACGTCGACACCACCACCAACTCGATCGTCGTGCTGGCCCACGCCGGTGGCGAGGCCGCCGCGAAGTCGTGGGCGACCGCGTCCGGGGTGCGCGCCGACGCGGTGCGGGTCGAAACCAGCACCGAAAGCCCGGTCCCGCTGATCGACGTCATCGGCGGGAACGCCTACACCTTCGGTTCGGGCCGGTGCTCGATCGGCTTCTCGGTCGAGGGCGGCTTCGTGACCGCCGGGCACTGCGGCACCACCGGCACGCGGACCTCGAACCCGAGCGGGACCGTCGCGGGCTCCACCTTCCCCGGCAACGACTACGCGTGGGTCCGGGTCGACGCGGGCAACACCCCGCAGCCGCTGGTGAACCGCTACCCCGGCACCGTGCCGGTGGCGGGTTCGCAGGAGGCCGCGATCGGCGCCTCGGTCTGCCGTTCCGGTTCCACCACGGGCTGGCACTGCGGCACCATCCAGCAGAAGAACGCCTCGGTGAGCTACCCGCAGGGCACCGTCACCGGCCTCACCCGGACCAACGCCTGCGCCGAACCGGGTGACTCCGGCGGCTCGTGGCTCGCGGGTGACCAGGCCCAGGGCGTCACCTCCGGCGGTTCCGGCAACTGCACCTCGGGCGGCACGTTCTACTTCCAGCCGGTCTCGGTGATCCTGAGCGTCTACGGCCTGCGGCTGGTGACTTCGGGTTCGAACCCGCCGAGCAGCACCACCACGACGCCGACCAACACGACGTCGAACCCGCCCACCGGAACCTGGGCGGCCGGTACCACCTACGCCGCGGGTGCGACGGTCACCTACAACGGCGTTTCCTACCGCGCCCTCCAGGGGCACACCGCACAGGCAGGTTGGGAGCCGCCGAACGTCCCCGCGCTTTGGGCGCGCGCCTGA
- a CDS encoding LysR family transcriptional regulator: METRQLECFVAVAEELSFTRAARRLYAVQSTVSATIQALEGELGVKLFDRSTRRVALSAAGTVFLPEAKAALEAVDRAREVVADASAGLRGSLRVGTLTSVGDLDLPDLLGAFHRRYPLVELQVTVSIAGSTGLAEDLRQGRLDIALLGLPESDLAGLDTKLVGSAPFVVVLPEGHRLRDRRSLTLADLAGESFVDNPRGFGNRVALDRAFEAIGTPRRVVVEVADLRAVPAYVAAGLGIAVVPDLRLLSGVRTIPLDEPGLAWPLTIATRGGRPPGRAVRLLLDLIDGGEFSIAIPVRS, from the coding sequence GTGGAGACCCGTCAGCTCGAATGTTTCGTCGCCGTCGCCGAGGAACTCAGTTTCACCCGTGCCGCTCGACGGCTGTACGCGGTCCAGTCCACCGTGTCGGCGACGATCCAGGCCCTCGAAGGCGAGCTGGGTGTCAAGCTGTTCGACCGGTCGACGAGGCGGGTCGCGCTTTCCGCGGCGGGCACGGTGTTCCTGCCCGAGGCCAAGGCCGCGCTGGAAGCCGTCGACAGGGCGCGCGAGGTGGTCGCCGACGCCTCCGCCGGCCTGCGCGGCAGTCTCCGCGTCGGCACCTTGACCAGCGTCGGGGACCTCGACCTGCCCGATCTGCTCGGCGCCTTCCACCGGCGGTATCCGCTGGTGGAACTGCAGGTCACGGTGTCGATCGCCGGATCGACCGGACTGGCGGAGGACCTGCGTCAGGGCAGGCTCGACATCGCCCTGCTCGGGCTGCCCGAATCCGATCTCGCCGGGCTCGACACCAAGCTGGTCGGCTCGGCGCCGTTCGTCGTCGTGCTGCCCGAGGGCCACCGGCTCCGTGACCGGCGGTCGCTGACCTTGGCGGATCTCGCGGGCGAGTCGTTCGTGGACAATCCGCGCGGCTTCGGAAACCGGGTCGCGCTGGACCGTGCCTTCGAGGCGATCGGGACCCCGCGGCGCGTCGTCGTCGAGGTCGCCGACCTGCGCGCGGTGCCCGCTTATGTGGCCGCGGGGCTCGGCATCGCCGTCGTGCCCGATCTCCGGCTGCTCTCCGGGGTGCGGACCATCCCGCTCGACGAACCCGGCCTCGCCTGGCCGCTGACCATCGCCACCAGGGGAGGGCGGCCGCCCGGCCGGGCCGTCCGCCTGCTGCTCGACCTGATCGACGGCGGCGAGTTCTCCATCGCGATCCCGGTCCGGTCCTGA
- a CDS encoding MFS transporter — MLNSATLPRPALGRISHGRGFWVIAAAYAASLAFSTVPTPLYVLYQQRDGFPTYVVTIVFAAYAVGVMGSLYLAGHVSDWLGRRRVILAATLVQALSATLFLVWPDVPGLILARLVGGAGIGALTATATAHLSELRAVARPREDHGRAGLIATVVNMGGLSLGPLFGGIFASYSAEPLTTPFVFFLVLLLASAIAVALVPETVERAEERPAYRPQRVSLPSSARPAFFGAAIGAFAAFAITGLFMALTPTLLAQGMHESSRMLAGLASFSVFVAAAGAQVVFTGLARRTQLRLGLALMVTGLVALPVAVTASQLWLFLAGGIVAGAGVGLGFRASVATVAALAEPPVRGEVLAALFLAAYAGLVLPILLVGISLIWLPSAWALIGFSVLELGLLAWSAPKVLTG; from the coding sequence ATGCTGAACAGCGCCACTCTCCCCCGTCCCGCGCTCGGGCGGATCAGTCACGGCCGAGGCTTCTGGGTCATCGCGGCCGCCTACGCCGCCTCACTGGCCTTCTCCACCGTCCCCACTCCCCTCTACGTGCTCTACCAGCAGCGTGACGGCTTCCCGACCTACGTCGTGACCATCGTGTTCGCGGCGTACGCGGTCGGCGTGATGGGCAGCCTGTACCTCGCCGGTCACGTCAGCGACTGGCTGGGGCGACGGCGGGTGATCCTCGCCGCGACCCTGGTCCAGGCGCTTTCCGCGACGCTCTTCCTGGTCTGGCCTGACGTTCCGGGACTGATCCTGGCCAGGCTCGTCGGCGGCGCGGGGATCGGCGCGCTGACCGCGACCGCCACCGCGCACCTGTCCGAGCTGCGCGCCGTCGCCCGGCCGCGCGAGGACCACGGCCGGGCCGGGCTGATCGCGACGGTGGTCAACATGGGCGGGCTATCGCTCGGCCCCTTGTTCGGCGGCATCTTCGCGAGCTACTCGGCCGAGCCGCTCACCACGCCGTTCGTGTTCTTCCTGGTGCTGCTGCTCGCCTCGGCCATCGCGGTCGCGCTGGTGCCGGAAACGGTGGAACGCGCCGAAGAGCGGCCCGCTTACCGGCCACAACGCGTCTCGCTGCCGTCGAGCGCACGACCCGCTTTCTTCGGCGCGGCGATCGGCGCGTTCGCGGCCTTCGCGATCACGGGGCTGTTCATGGCGCTGACACCGACGTTGCTGGCGCAGGGCATGCACGAAAGCTCCCGGATGCTGGCCGGTCTCGCGTCGTTCTCGGTGTTCGTCGCGGCGGCCGGGGCGCAGGTGGTCTTCACTGGTCTGGCGAGGCGGACCCAGCTGCGGCTCGGCCTCGCGCTGATGGTGACCGGGCTGGTGGCGTTGCCGGTCGCGGTGACGGCGTCGCAGCTGTGGCTCTTCCTCGCGGGTGGGATCGTGGCGGGCGCCGGGGTCGGGCTCGGTTTCCGCGCCTCGGTGGCCACCGTCGCCGCCCTCGCCGAGCCACCGGTGCGCGGCGAGGTGCTCGCGGCACTGTTCCTCGCCGCCTACGCCGGACTGGTATTGCCCATCCTGCTCGTCGGCATTTCGCTGATCTGGCTGCCGAGCGCGTGGGCGCTGATCGGGTTCTCCGTACTGGAACTGGGTTTGCTCGCCTGGTCCGCGCCGAAGGTGCTGACCGGCTGA
- a CDS encoding SRPBCC family protein: MRVWNRHSRIVDVTQERVGELIDTLSTDDDRLWPVGAWPPMRFDRPLGAGADGGHGPVRYRVESYETGKSVRFRFTAPRGFDGFHEFTTRATETEETELVHLMVLKLRNPAWLTYPLLWRPMHDALLEDCLDRAERELTGTVRAPARWSPYVRLLRNLISGNRFRRFRKNRVPPMSTTAIR; encoded by the coding sequence ATGCGCGTGTGGAACAGGCATTCCCGGATCGTCGACGTGACGCAAGAGCGCGTGGGCGAGCTGATCGACACACTGTCCACTGACGACGACAGGCTTTGGCCCGTCGGCGCGTGGCCGCCGATGCGGTTCGACCGGCCGCTCGGTGCCGGAGCCGACGGCGGGCACGGGCCGGTGCGGTATCGCGTCGAGTCCTACGAAACCGGGAAGTCCGTGAGGTTCCGGTTCACCGCGCCCCGCGGCTTCGACGGGTTCCACGAGTTCACGACGCGGGCGACGGAAACCGAGGAGACCGAGCTCGTGCACCTCATGGTGCTGAAGCTCCGGAATCCCGCTTGGCTCACGTACCCGCTGCTGTGGCGGCCGATGCACGACGCCTTGCTGGAGGACTGCCTGGACCGTGCCGAGCGTGAACTCACCGGCACGGTCCGGGCACCCGCTCGCTGGAGCCCTTACGTCCGGCTCTTGCGGAACCTGATCTCCGGCAACAGATTCCGCCGCTTCAGGAAGAACAGGGTGCCGCCGATGAGCACGACGGCGATCAGGTAA
- the secD gene encoding protein translocase subunit SecD: protein MPRETARRGMTGRAVVSLVVLAATVYLLLTTAPRLGLDLRGGTQIVLETKDSPTVTAGAETTDRTLEVLRRRVDALGVAEPMLARSGDNRIIVELPGVRDPREAVEVIGRTAQLSFHPVLGAGAAPDARVLSDESGQQIALGPAALTGEGVDEARSSIDSQGGGGWLVSVDFKGDSGRAWERLTGQAACAPPGDPTRRVAIALDDKVISSPQVGTQVACGVGIVGGSTQITGRFSPAEAKDLALLINAGALPTPVEIIEQRTVGPTLGEAAIDASARAAVLGLALTALFLLAVYRLAGLVAVGALVAYAAVSYAALLAVGATLTLPGLAGFVLAIGMAVDATVLVFERAREEHSVKRGGTLTRSVSRGFSGALSAIVDSNVTTLLAAGLLFWLASGPVRGFGVTLSIGVIVALFISLVLTRWLLHLTMRGVIARKPRLSGLTHEGKVRHWVNRRDPEFLGKPKRWLMVAGAVVIAAIAGLFVAGPSLGVEFTGGRVVEYSTSAPADVEQVRDAVSDAGFPRAVVQLSGEKDISVRTEPIDEAATERIRAAVAGVAGDATEIRDEQIGPSLGAELRTKAVIALGLAVLAQLIYLAVRFDWRLGLATVAALAQDVLIILGIFAWLGKSMDGVFLAALLTVIGYSVNDSVVVFDRVREVRGLRRKEPFARVVGTAVLQTLPRTINTGIGVLFVLGALLFLGDGSLADFALALLLGLIAGTVSTVATAAPVAILLDKRWPGAGRPVRKPSRARERDDNGAVV from the coding sequence TTGCCGCGCGAAACCGCGCGGCGGGGCATGACCGGGCGAGCCGTCGTCTCGCTGGTCGTCCTCGCCGCGACCGTGTACCTGTTGCTGACCACCGCCCCTCGTCTGGGGCTCGATCTGCGTGGTGGCACGCAGATCGTGCTGGAGACCAAGGATTCGCCCACCGTCACCGCCGGCGCGGAGACCACCGACCGGACGCTCGAGGTGCTGCGCCGCCGGGTCGACGCGCTGGGTGTCGCCGAGCCCATGCTGGCCCGCTCCGGGGACAACCGGATCATCGTCGAACTGCCCGGCGTGCGGGATCCGCGTGAGGCCGTCGAGGTGATCGGCCGCACCGCGCAACTGTCCTTCCATCCCGTGCTCGGCGCGGGGGCCGCACCGGACGCCCGCGTCCTTTCCGACGAAAGCGGTCAGCAGATCGCGCTCGGCCCGGCAGCGCTGACCGGGGAAGGCGTCGACGAGGCACGCTCGTCGATCGATTCGCAGGGTGGCGGCGGCTGGCTCGTTTCCGTGGACTTCAAGGGGGACTCCGGCCGCGCCTGGGAGCGGCTGACCGGGCAGGCCGCCTGCGCCCCACCCGGTGATCCGACCCGCCGGGTGGCGATCGCGCTCGACGACAAGGTGATCTCGTCACCGCAGGTCGGCACGCAGGTCGCCTGCGGGGTCGGGATCGTCGGCGGGAGCACCCAGATCACCGGGCGGTTCTCCCCGGCCGAGGCGAAGGATCTGGCGCTGCTGATCAACGCGGGCGCGCTGCCGACACCGGTCGAGATCATCGAGCAGCGGACCGTCGGCCCCACCCTCGGTGAGGCCGCGATCGACGCCAGCGCCCGCGCCGCCGTGCTCGGCCTGGCGCTGACCGCGCTGTTCCTGCTGGCCGTGTACCGCCTGGCCGGACTGGTCGCGGTGGGCGCGCTGGTGGCCTACGCCGCGGTTTCGTATGCCGCCCTGCTCGCCGTCGGCGCGACGCTGACCTTGCCGGGGCTCGCCGGGTTCGTCCTGGCCATCGGCATGGCCGTCGACGCCACGGTGCTCGTCTTCGAAAGGGCGAGAGAGGAACACTCGGTCAAACGAGGAGGCACGCTGACCCGGTCGGTCAGCCGGGGGTTCAGCGGGGCTTTGTCGGCGATCGTCGATTCGAACGTGACCACCCTGCTCGCCGCGGGGCTCCTGTTCTGGCTGGCGTCCGGCCCGGTGCGCGGGTTCGGGGTGACGCTGTCCATCGGCGTGATCGTCGCCCTGTTCATCTCGCTCGTGCTCACGCGCTGGCTGTTGCATCTGACGATGCGGGGCGTGATCGCGCGCAAACCGCGGCTTTCCGGGCTCACCCACGAGGGCAAGGTCCGCCACTGGGTGAACCGGCGTGACCCGGAGTTCCTCGGCAAACCGAAACGCTGGCTGATGGTGGCGGGCGCGGTCGTCATCGCCGCGATCGCGGGACTGTTCGTGGCCGGGCCGAGCCTCGGCGTCGAGTTCACCGGCGGCCGGGTGGTCGAATACAGCACGTCGGCGCCCGCCGACGTCGAACAGGTCCGCGACGCGGTCTCCGACGCGGGCTTCCCCCGCGCCGTCGTCCAGCTGTCCGGTGAGAAGGACATCTCCGTCCGCACCGAGCCGATCGACGAGGCCGCCACCGAACGGATCCGGGCCGCCGTCGCCGGTGTCGCGGGCGACGCCACCGAGATCCGCGACGAGCAGATCGGCCCGAGCCTCGGCGCCGAACTGCGCACCAAGGCGGTGATCGCGCTCGGCCTCGCGGTGCTGGCGCAGCTGATCTACCTGGCGGTGCGGTTCGACTGGCGCCTCGGGCTGGCCACGGTGGCCGCGCTCGCCCAGGACGTCCTGATCATCCTCGGGATCTTCGCCTGGCTGGGCAAGTCCATGGACGGCGTCTTCCTCGCCGCGCTGCTGACGGTGATCGGCTACTCGGTCAACGACTCGGTGGTGGTCTTCGACCGGGTCCGGGAAGTGCGGGGACTGCGCCGCAAGGAGCCGTTCGCCCGCGTCGTCGGCACGGCGGTGCTGCAGACGCTGCCCAGGACGATCAACACCGGGATCGGCGTGCTGTTCGTGCTCGGGGCGCTGCTGTTCCTCGGGGACGGTTCGCTGGCCGACTTCGCCCTCGCGCTCCTGCTCGGTCTCATCGCCGGCACAGTGTCCACTGTGGCCACCGCGGCCCCGGTCGCGATTCTTCTCGACAAGCGGTGGCCAGGGGCAGGACGTCCGGTTCGGAAACCGTCGCGGGCGCGGGAACGTGACGACAACGGCGCGGTGGTGTGA
- a CDS encoding TetR/AcrR family transcriptional regulator — protein sequence MGRPPRHTADDFLDAAVRIFATEGAAGVTMSAVAREVGAPSGSIYHRFPGRPALLAAVWFRTLTRFQQGYLEALEREPVTEAAVEAAAQVVRWCRAHPAEGKLLYGGDRVLGVDDWSAEDRARAEDANHRLDAAITKVVRRLRPLTGRSTDELMLALVDLPYAAVRRHLDRGEAPPPRTVDLVARTTRTLLSG from the coding sequence ATGGGACGGCCACCGCGGCACACCGCCGACGACTTCCTCGACGCCGCCGTACGGATCTTCGCCACCGAAGGAGCCGCCGGGGTGACCATGTCGGCCGTCGCCCGCGAGGTCGGCGCGCCAAGCGGATCGATCTACCATCGCTTCCCCGGCCGCCCGGCCCTGCTCGCCGCCGTCTGGTTCCGCACCCTGACCCGCTTCCAGCAGGGCTACCTCGAAGCCCTCGAACGGGAACCGGTCACGGAGGCCGCCGTAGAAGCCGCCGCCCAGGTCGTCCGCTGGTGCCGCGCCCATCCCGCCGAGGGGAAACTGCTCTACGGGGGCGATCGCGTGCTGGGCGTCGACGACTGGAGCGCCGAAGACCGCGCCCGCGCCGAAGACGCCAATCACCGTCTGGACGCGGCGATCACCAAGGTCGTCCGACGGCTGCGTCCGCTGACCGGCCGGAGCACCGACGAGCTGATGCTGGCCCTCGTGGACCTCCCTTACGCCGCGGTCAGGCGACACCTCGATCGGGGCGAGGCACCGCCGCCACGCACCGTCGACCTGGTCGCGAGGACGACCCGCACACTGCTGTCCGGCTGA